Within the Oncorhynchus clarkii lewisi isolate Uvic-CL-2024 chromosome 2, UVic_Ocla_1.0, whole genome shotgun sequence genome, the region TGTTCTCTGTGTTTATTTGGAGAGGGTCTTTCTTAGGGTTCAGGAAAGTATCAGTAGGTTCAGGTTTTTTGGGATAATTACATTTAAATTCATGAAGTATATTGACACTCCTATTCCAATTTTCCTCAGTGTTTcaatttggaattggaatttcagtttacttcctgaattgacttcaACCCTGGTTTTGTTAACAGTCCAACTCTGCACTATTCATGTGTTTGACTGTCCACAGCTGGAGATAGACAATGGGGATGAGCTGACTGGTGACTTCCTGTATGAGGAGGTCCATCCCAAGCAGCATGCACACAAGCAGGCCTTCGCCAAGCCCAAGGGACCTGCCGGGAAGAGGGGCGGACACCGCATCACCAGACCAcctggagatggagaagagaactAAACgaacatcacccccccccccccacacacacacatgctccatAATGGAACATTCCAAGTGATCATGGAGGGAAAGCTTATTTGACGCAACCTTAAAGCCCATCCAGAGACTGAACTATGCACGCCAAAGGACAACTTAGCTGAGACACACACTTGAGAATATCCGTTTGTAGCCTGTCAAATTGAAGGTTCTATGAGGGCGTAACTGCATTCATTCGCAAAGTATTTTACTGAGCTATTCAGAGGTTAGAACAAGTTGACTAGGAAAGGTTTTTACACTGTTGTTGCTGAGACAAAAATATGCTAGTGCAACTAATGTGAATTTGTGCCAATGTGACGAACCCTCCATGACTTGTTCACATGCTTGCATTCCTCTTACAGTAGGTCAATTTGTTATGCGTTTCCTGTCCCCAAAGTTGAGACAAATGTCTCCATCGCTATGTGTGCACAGCTATGAAGAGGTCTTAACCCCCCACAAAAATATCATATTTGCTCACATCATTCTTCATTTTAATAGTgcagtttattttttatattggAAATTCTTTTTGATATAATTGTGGTTTACATAAAACACATCTGCTGTGAAATGTACTTTTCTATGCAAGTgctgtacatacatgtgatttaAAGGTCTTGTCTGTACTGATCATCTATCTACAGTGTCAACGAGGGTCAAGTGACAGAGACAACAGGGGCTTCCAGTATTTCACATTATTGATGCATCTCAGATTACTCCTTCAGAGGAAGCTAAGTTGCATATGGTGTGCATGCAAGGTGAGTCCCAGAAACTGGGATGGGGATATCAAATGGAATTTGTTTCTGCCACAGTCACTTGTCTACTGATTATTGTAAGGCAAACCACTAGTTTAACACCTCATATTTGGACAAGGGAATACATTCTCATGAGAAGTGTCATGTTTGGTCTTAAGTTGTTAATTtttaaaaaggaaaataaaaatatttaaatcaTACATACTGAATGGCCTATATTTATTTAAAATTACATCTACTTGTCCAATGATATACTTACAGTACATATCAAGCAATTCAACAAAGatggaaaatatatttattattttggcaaaaaaatacaaaagactGGTGTAACATGTTTGGTCCTTTTCTTCAGGAAAATAAACTTAAGGAAAATGAGTGAGGGATAGTCGTTCTTCCTGTTGTCTATGCTTCACTCTGGGGTCCCAGCTGTTCCAGTGAAATGCTTTTGACAacatcttcaagctctgtcaggaccTATTCAAATATTGACATTTCAGTGTGATATAGACCATAAGCAGCTAGTAGTAAGCATTGACTCCCATCTAGTAAGCGATTGTGTTGATCACTAACAGCTAAGCACCACAAAGTACCCATTGCTACTGCATACCAGTGGAAACGGTACCGTAAACCAAAGAGCTACCAACTGTAATGGCATCACACACCTCTTCCATCAGTGGCCGTTTGTTCTTCTTGTCACTGAGACAGTCGCTCGCTAAGAAGTAGGTCCTCTCCACCAATGGCAGGTCCCAGTCTGTCATCTTCTTGTCCACAAAGTTCTCCAGGGCCATCTCCTCCTCATCAATCTCATCTTTCATCTCCATCTATAACAGCCATAACAAGTCATAAGTCATAACAAATGATAACAGCCATAACAAATCATAACAGTCGTAACAAATCATAACAGCCGTAACAAACcgctgaaacacacacagccatcagCCACTGCCTGCAGTGGTAACTACACTGGCAGACAAGAGAAGTAGAGCACTGCCATCTATAATCTACAAATGTGGCCTTATGTTCCACCGGGAGCAAAGAGTAGAAGGTTAGTAAGTATTTGCTGCACAAATAACTGCCTTTTTGATTGATACTGTATAGTAAATCCTTTTCTTTAGATAACATGCATTCATGTGTACTGTATTGGGGGATGGTGAAGTCTGAAGAGTATAGAGAAAGATTCCATTGTGCTGATTTGCTCACCAGGAACTTGGGATCACGGTTTTCATCGACTGGCGGGAGTCCAGACAATATTTCTAGCAACACCTGTAGATGACAGAAACCTTAAGATGAACCACTTGGCTCCAGCTAACAACAGGCCTCTCTATATATTATATCTCCACTAATAATAAAGTATGCTATATCGAAGATACTGTTCCCAGGGCTGTCAGGCTGAACACAGGACAGTAGCTGTTGGTTTATGACCAGGTTCAACCAGTTCAACACACAGATGACCTGACCTCATATTAGACTGCTGACATTAAAGAAGGTCATTTATGTCATACAGTACTGTTCCCACACTTTCCATTATTATCCTAAATAAACATTTGccaacatgtttttttaatgtatcaTTGTGGAGCAACCTTTAATGATATTTCATTGTGAAATTGATTGGCTGGTAGACTGGCAAAGGTGCATGATTCTGACTTACGGGTCCGATAATTATGTGCGTGTCAGTAGTTTTTGGAGTCTGGCACTGAGGTAAACTGCTGAACTGACAATTCCATTTCATGAGTTTTACTTACGTTGCAGTTTCTCAAATTCAATATTCTTGTCGCTGTATCTTCTAGGCTCTATTTAGGTCTTTAAAGTGATGGTGAGAAAGGAAAAACTCTAACACTTTACCTGTTTGTCATAATGGTGTGGTGTAGCCACGTGAGGTGCTGCCAAAATGTACCCTTCGCTAAGCCCCTCTTGGTTACTGTTACAACCTCAGACAACGTTTTCCTGGGCAGCCCTATTCCCCATTCAAACACTCGCGAAATCCCCTAACAATGATCTCAAACTGTGTTTCTAATACACAATGAAATGAAACACAGACTACCCCTTGCTAATCAGGAAACTCTTGGTTATGTTATGGTGGACTGTCATTATAATTGGCCAATAAACTGGCCAATAAACAGAAAAGATTAAGaggggcaaaagaacacagacactggacagaggaagattggaaaaaaagtgttatggacagacaaatctaagtttgaggtgttcggatcacaaagaagaacatttgtgagatgtAGATAAAATGAAAAGACGCTGGAGGAGTGATtgatgccatctgtcaagcatgttggaggcaatgtgatggtctggtgatggtaaagtgggagatttgtacagggtaaaagggatcttgaagaaggaaggctatcactccattttgcaacgccatgccataccctgtggacggcgcttaattggagccaatttcctcctacaacaggacaatgacccaaagaaCAGCTCccaactatgcaagaactatttagggaagaagcagtcagctggtattctgtctataatggagtggccagcacagtcaccggatctcaaccctattgagctgttgtgggagcagcttgaccgtaagaagtgcccatcaagtcAATCCAGTTTATGGGagttgcttcaggaagcatggggtgaaatgtCTTCAGATTACCTAAAAAAatacaactagaatgccaaaggtctgcaaggctgcactagctgcaaatggaggattctttaatgaaagcaaagtttgaaggacacaattattatttcaattaaaaatccttatttataaccttgtcaacagcTTGACTACATTTTGAAAAAACAAGTTATATTAAATGGCTAGCTAGCATGAGCAGCATGTGGTGGTCAATGAGACAGAGCTAGCTAACCAGCTGAGCTAGCAAACAATGTAACAAAAGTATAATTTCGGATTTGAAAAACACTCCAtttaaacatacattttttttttgaaaactATTTTGCCATAGCCCTCACTGGCTTTCATGCGAGGTGTCGGACTTGGTGACAGTTGCTATCCATTGGTTGCCCAATATTCTGGGGCGGGGCTTAGCGAAGGGACAATTCCacttgtcatgtggtgttgctaatCATCAAATCAATGCGGTATAACGTCTGTGCATTGTGTTAGTTCCATACATTTGTGTAGCTGTAAAGAACAACTCACCACTCCAAAACTGTAGATGTCAGATTTAGGAGTGATCTCGCCCCTGAGTGCCTCATTTGCCATGTATGCTGTTGTACCCACAATCCTCTCTGTCATCACTGTCGCTGACGATCGCGTGGCTGAGGCTCGGGTCAGCCCAAAATCGGAGATCTTCGGCACAAGCAATTCATCCAGCAAAATATTACCACTGCCAGATAGAAATGATTTAGCACTCATTAATAACATTGAGACTGATATGACAAGGTTGTCCGTCCATGATTAAAATGTCTAAAATATGATAAAGTGCCATGGGAAATGCATTATAGAAAATGTCCACAGTTACCTCTTGACATCTCTGTGGACATGGTGGTTGCTGTGCAGATAATCTAAGCCTCTGGCCGTTCCCACAGCGATCAAACATCTCCTGTGCCAGGAAAGAGGAGGGCTACCATCCTACAATGAAATAAATATAGTCACAAAGACAAAGTACCTGTAAAAGATCTCTCTTACTAAAATCTATTTTTATCTCAACGGTTCTGTATAAATAAAGTGAAGGGAGATGCCAGGCGGATATGTATGCTTACCAAGCAAGCCAGACGATCTAGCAATGAACCATTGGACATGTAAGCATACACCAAACAGGGGTGATGGCCATCACGGGAAAAGCCAACCATGTCTACTAGGTTTTCGTGTTTCAACCTGTGAAAATAAGAGGGCTCTTATCAGACAAACAGTGGCCTGTTCTTTCAACGTTAAAGAGAGTCGAAGGTAAATCAAATCTACTCAATCTAAAAAACAATCTCTGGAGAGTTCCTAAGTAAAGTCCAGCTCTAAAATATAGGTCACTCGGGACATTTCTCTGTTGATTTTTTTCTTAGCGGAGACATAGGAGGTAGATGTGTTGTCTGATTGAGATATTGAGCACACGCAAGCTATTGATTCCATTAATGGAATAGAGGTGTAATGACGTGGTCGCACAGCAGGTCAGCTAGCGTACAAGGACTCCTCACAAAACAACAACGGACGAGCAGAAAAGAAACACCTACACCATAAGAGTTTGGACCTCTTGAATGAACTGAACGCTCAGCTCTTCAAGTGAGATGTCTTCCATCTAAAAAAGAAGGTGACAGAAGTTTTAGTCACCATTGAGAATGTGCTGGATAATCAAATATGGACAACAACTCGACTCGCACACTGAACAAACAATAAGGTGTTAGTGCCAGAGAGAACAATTAACACCTACTGAGTGTAGTTTCTTCACTGCCACAGGTTTGCCATTGATGAGGCCTTTGTAGACCGTTCCAAAGCCGCCCTCACCAAGTCTGCTCCCACCGTCACTCACTGGCCTCTCGTCAAAATGACCAGTTATCTTCTTCAGCTCGTGGAAAGAAAGCCTGAGAAAACCTAAGGATCAACGGACAAACCTGTTTATGAGGATAATTCTTAGTGCAGTTATCATAGTTTATTGAGCACTGCACATATGCTGCCACCTACTGGATGTTGTGTGCACTGTGACAGACACGACTGAACAGGTTCAATCTAATAGGCCTAGTTTACACATTTCATCTCACTAAACACAATCTATAACAGTATCCTGTCACCATATGTGTCTCATTAAACCGCAAGTAAAATAACCTATAAAGCTAATCTATATAGAATCTATAACCACATGTATCACTACATTCTGGACATTCAGTACACCTCCAGTGATTATAACACATTTATATGCAGGTCACCTGCAGTGCCAGTGGGTTCCGGGTCCTCCTGTGGCTCCGAGGTGCTGTCTGGTGGTGGCTGTTCCTTTGTCTGTGCCTCTGTCCTCCCCAGGGGTCTTGTTGCAGCATCGCTGTTGCCTACCATCTCTTTGTCTCTGGGAGAATCAGGTGGCTGGGGGACTGATGGATGGGGGTTGTTGATTGCATCTGGGTAAAACATAGAATTTAGATACAAATAATGACGGGGCACTGTTGAAATAAATACACACATGAAGGCCAGACCAGAGATGAACAGTCAGTCAATATACTAGAAAGTCCTTGATCTAATGCATATTGCCTACTGTAGAACCCAACCTGGTAGAATAATACTGGCTGCAGCCATTAACCTGTGGCTCATCAGAATGTCCACTAACTCTCCCACGGTGCAGTTAGATGTCCCCCAGTCATTCAGTAGCTCCATGGTAGGACTTCTTCCCTGTAAAACCACTGCTTCAAATCGCCTGTTATATGAAGGTTAGTTCAAGAATGGAGCAGTAGAAAAAGGAAACAACCCAAAACATGTTACAAAATATCATGCAGGCTTGACAGAAGGTAACAACTTGTTATGATGGCGATGGTGTCACTGCCGTCAGAGAAGTAGCTGATTGGCACATTACCTTAGATGTTGCTGAGAGTACCTCGGCTCCCCTGTGGGTTTATGTATTGAAACAATAACGTCTTTCCAGCTGTCTTGAGGGTCCAATAAGTCAGACAGTTTTCGTCGAACCCCATAGTTGAGGTTTCGAATAAATGTAGCCGATGTTATTGTGTTGCTCATCCTGAAAAAGAACGATCACACATGTTCTACAGTCGTGTTTTTCCATCATGAGGAAACACTTAAAAGGCAAGCGTTACAATTGTCATCCATGGCGCTTACCTCGGTAACGTATCTAGATATCGTTTTTATATATATCTATTTCCTTGTTCATTGAAGTACCCTAAAAAAAATGGGTTTTTTTGTTCCCGAGATTGAGCAACTTCCCTAGTGTAAAAAATGTACCACGTGACATGGTTCCACTTTTGTCATCGCTGTAGCATGTATTGTAGATTAACAACagtgccctcttgtgggaaatgtTGGAGACACAATTATATCTGCCAAGGAGTTTAAAAGCTCTGTTATTCTTCTCCACCAAATAGTAGTCTTCCCCATTCCTATATCTGAGAATACCCTTGGAAGCATGCAAGTTGAGATGCTGTTGTGATTAAGTCTAGAGGTCTGGCGCATATACATCAACAGTTATAATGAAATAACCAGGACAGAATGCTGTGCACGCTTTGGCAGCTAGAGATTTAATTGCTCTTCCGGAGTCAGTGAGAATAATCATTATTGAatgaaatccagaaaatcacattgtatgatttttaagtaattcatttgcattttattgcatgacataagtatttgatacatcagaaaagcagaacttaatatttggaaCAGAAACCtatgtttgcaattacagagatcacgttccctgtagttcttgaccaggtttgcacacactgtagcagggattttggcccactcctccatacagaccttctccagatccttcaggtttcggggctgtcactggaCAAtaaggactttcagctccctccaaagattttctattgggttcaggtctggagactggctaggccactccaggaccttgagatgcttcttacggagccactccttagttggcctggctgtgtgtttcgggtcgttgtcatgctggaagacccagccacgacccatcttcaatgctcttactgtgggaaggaggttgttggccaagatctcgcgatacatggccccatccatcctccccttaatacggtgcagtcgtcctgtcccctttgcagaaaagcatccccaaagaatgacgtttccacctccatgcttcacggttgggatggtgttcttggggttgcactcatccttcttcttcctccaaacacggcgagtggagtttagaccaaaaggctctatttttgtctcatcagaccacatgaccttctcccattccacCTCTGgttcatccagatggtcattggcaaacttcagacgggcctggacatgcgctggcttgagcagggggaccttgcgtgcgctgcaggattttaatccatgatggcgtagtgtgttactaatggttttctttgagactgtggtcccagctctcttcaggtcattgaccaggtcctgccgtgtagttctgggctgatccctcaccttcctcatgatcattgatgccccacgagtgTGGGACaggtgtgtggacaggtgtcttttatacaggtaacgagttcaaacaggtgcagttaatacaggtcatgagtggagaacaggagggcttcttaaagaaaaactaacaggtctgtgtgagccggaattcttactggttggtaggtgatcaaatacttatgtcatacaataaaatgcaaattaattacttaaaaatcatacaatgtgattttctggatttttgctttagattccgtctcccacagttgaagtgtacctatgataaaaattacagacctctacatgctttgtaagtaggaaaacctgcaaagtcggcagtgtatcaaatacttgttctccccactgtatatatatataagcagTACCTGATCTGTTTATGACCTGCTAGTTGCTATTTGCTCTGGGTGTTTGATGAGGATCTATGATCAGTTCCACATGCTGCTGGTGGCCTGGCTGGCTGTGATTGTGGGTgggttggtttgggtgtgtggttgagagggaaggagaggcccAGGGTCCACCCTGTATATgtaagggaaggggaaagggggatgccTTCAACTGAACTGGcaaaacgctctaaccactaggctaccgagATGCACCCATTCTGCCAGGACAGAGGAATACCAGCAAGCTCGGCTCTGTTTACTAAGCCTGCATAAGGGACCAATTGACACTCAGTTATAAACACTGTATAtttgtctctgttcccataggGGCCATAAGTATCTCTATGACAACTCAGAGAGACTACTAATGCACGTATTATGTCTACCGACTATAACACACATGATGACTGAATTAACAATGGAGACCGATGTGGAGACTGATGTgcttttctatttaaaaaaaaagaagaacatAATTAGAATCATTAACTAATCAGCGGCGGACAAAAATATGGGTCTCTTTCATAGAGGCATTGTTCTGTGTTTGTTTACCCCAGTAAAAATACCCTTTTTACTATCCTGAAAAAAATAAACACTTGTCGCTGTGTAGTTATtcaagtgtgtgtgaatgtgttttcTTATGGCACAGCGATTGGTGCCTGGTTGCATGCCCTGCTTGCGTGTGCACATGCCTGGGGTTGCAAGCATGTATATGCAATGTTTGTAACGTAAAGATACTGCATTGTGCCTGAGAGACCTTCAAAGGAGTTCCATGTTTGACAGGGGCGTGCAACTGACAAGCAGCCCTCAGATTAGAGCACTGTGTCAGACGGCCCTCACACCTGCACACAGGGCTCCTTTGAAGTCCCTAATTGTCTCCTGCGTTCCTCCCCAAACTCACTGGGACGATCTCACCACCGCACACACGGTTCACACGCAGAGTCACAGATGCAGGCCAGCTCTGGTTTCTCCTTTGtgcagaatgagagagggagagggagacagggaaggtaagagggagggagaaagagggaaagagaaagagaagaatagAAAaacaagagtgagagagagcgagagagaggaagaaacagagagggagaaggaggactCAGTATCGGTCCAGAGCTGGGTTCTAATGCACAGTGACCAAAAGcctgaggaggagacaggggaaactctagggagagaggagagagactgggggaaccCCCTGCTGATTAGGAACAAGGGCAGAGGAGAGAAGTGCCAGAGCAGGTTAAATCAGCAGGGAGAACCCCAGTGGGTGTAGGAAGTGGTCATAATAAGTCATGTGATGGAAGGACCTCCGTGAGTGAAAACAAGTGGGTTGTTGCAGTGCCGGGGCAGTGCAGGACCACATTGCCAGGGTTGCTAGGTTACGGTTAGAGAGCACATGTTGTCACATACACAGACCTTGTGATATCAGTCCTTTTCTGGTACCTCACTCCCTTTGAACAGAGCATGCAGAGTGCATAGCACAAAATAATGAAGAGCCATAATACTCTACTCTGTCGTATAGCTACtagcgctagttagcattggctcgcgaaactacTTCTAACTTTCTTCACActggacgcagagacataaaCAATGGTGTACATGAGATCaactgactctggggaagtggaTAAAGGGCTTTAGTGTCAAAATCcctaactatccctttaagaacaTGGGATTTAAAGATAAGTTTACGAGAAATCGAACGGCTTTCATATACTGCATAGGCTGCCTACTTATGTAGGGAAATCAGCAGTCTTGTCAGGCGATGTAACAGTTTAATAGGCTGGATCAGAAGTCCTTTATCTTAGAATGTAAATGAGCCAACTCAATGGGATGACTCACTTGTTCAGAGAGAGGAGCAAcagaggagggacaggggagcAACGGGAGCAACAGAGGAGCGACGGGGGATAGGGCACAGTGTCAGAACCACAGAGGAGCCTCAGTGTGTCTGTACGAAGACTGTCTGGCTATATGAACGGCTTGGCAGACCACTGACAGACATTTGACGTCCTCCGTAAAGGGGGGCTTCTCAGGCTCTCTCTTGgtctcgctctccttttctctgtgtctctctctccctcctttctttcgctctctctctctccctctctctgtgtctcaactACAAGCACCACCATACTGTAACACACATGATTTGCCATATATGACCTGAAGACCATTCAGTTGTCTTGTTTTGATCGTGGCTTTTACTACTCTCTTAACGCAAAGGGACTCGGATTCCCGTTAGGAAAACTTTACATTTCCTTGTCTTAAGGAAGGACTGAAATGTTGTTTTA harbors:
- the LOC139370381 gene encoding interleukin-1 receptor-associated kinase 4-like isoform X1, giving the protein MSNTITSATFIRNLNYGVRRKLSDLLDPQDSWKDVIVSIHKPTGEPRYSQQHLRRFEAVVLQGRSPTMELLNDWGTSNCTVGELVDILMSHRLMAAASIILPDAINNPHPSVPQPPDSPRDKEMVGNSDAATRPLGRTEAQTKEQPPPDSTSEPQEDPEPTGTAGFLRLSFHELKKITGHFDERPVSDGGSRLGEGGFGTVYKGLINGKPVAVKKLHSMEDISLEELSVQFIQEVQTLMVLKHENLVDMVGFSRDGHHPCLVYAYMSNGSLLDRLACLDGSPPLSWHRRCLIAVGTARGLDYLHSNHHVHRDVKSGNILLDELLVPKISDFGLTRASATRSSATVMTERIVGTTAYMANEALRGEITPKSDIYSFGVVLLEILSGLPPVDENRDPKFLMEMKDEIDEEEMALENFVDKKMTDWDLPLVERTYFLASDCLSDKKNKRPLMEEVLTELEDVVKSISLEQLGPQSEA
- the LOC139370381 gene encoding interleukin-1 receptor-associated kinase 4-like isoform X2, translating into MVGNSDAATRPLGRTEAQTKEQPPPDSTSEPQEDPEPTGTAGFLRLSFHELKKITGHFDERPVSDGGSRLGEGGFGTVYKGLINGKPVAVKKLHSMEDISLEELSVQFIQEVQTLMVLKHENLVDMVGFSRDGHHPCLVYAYMSNGSLLDRLACLDGSPPLSWHRRCLIAVGTARGLDYLHSNHHVHRDVKSGNILLDELLVPKISDFGLTRASATRSSATVMTERIVGTTAYMANEALRGEITPKSDIYSFGVVLLEILSGLPPVDENRDPKFLMEMKDEIDEEEMALENFVDKKMTDWDLPLVERTYFLASDCLSDKKNKRPLMEEVLTELEDVVKSISLEQLGPQSEA